In Pectinophora gossypiella chromosome 5, ilPecGoss1.1, whole genome shotgun sequence, a genomic segment contains:
- the LOC126366596 gene encoding mucin-2-like produces MKRVTAFWVLSLYLQLAVSLPSQSYSAAQSTNYGSSYPQNNPVLEQLSEWQNIPRQAQTSYAQASVSPTNYQNNWQQLQNEYTANNYAQTANGVQSNVQNYLNNQQQQNLAVNNYQQQSEARANAQATAGNMWKQVRPVVKYQQQGATATAVANANSGGGQYQWPANKIYNTQQYLTPRVQYPVNNVQQLLGQYQYPSNVHVIHASRDDLSKYGIKISSIAHNLPVQSAVAQANAVVRSANPSQSGGNLVRLNPNVPVIKIQPIVGSPVTNPTSPPQVTPVPIVPIPTLPQFLIPLINAANDAIKKEAAADNAAQTAQKNLIAAINKAALQLAIANETTATTAAPTPNPTNSSSPITTVELSNTTTVSSLETVNSTTTTVSPLSSNPDVNVALAAVNAAKKDAEDKAKEAEDASKAAQDALKKLADALDELRDPDSTPAPNNSTATTDSPTTTTSTTTTPNTPTTTPANATTTSPTTTPNTPTTTPANATTTSPTTTPNKPTTTPANSTTTSPTTTPNTPTTTPANATTTISTPTSTTTPEETTAAVSSTTPARSRTPITPRARPIPTTTPKDNATATTTSKPRTRSPVPPAIRMILPSDLAEQLPDFFYEDE; encoded by the exons ATGAAAAGAGTAACAGCCTTCTGGGTTTTAAGTCTCTATTTGCAGCTGGCAG tGTCCTTGCCAAGCCAGAGTTACTCTGCCGCGCAGAGTACAAACTATGGATCATCATACCCTCAAAATAATCCAGTTTTGGAGCAATTGAGTGAATGGCAAAACATACCTCGCCAAGCACAAACATCTTACGCTCAAGCTAGTGTCTCACCGacgaattatcaaaataattggCAACAATTACAAAATGAGTACACGGCCAATAATTATGCTCAAACTGCAAATGGTGTTCAAAGTAATGTACAAAACTATTTGAATAATCAGCAACAACAAAATCTTGCTGTGAATAATTATCAACAGCAATCAGAGGCAAGAGCAAATGCACAAGCTACCGCAGGAAATATGTGGAAGCAAGTTCGTCCTGTTGTTAAGTATCAGCAACAGGGAGCAACTGCCACAGCAGTAGCCAACGCAAATAGTGGTGGCGGTCAATATCAATGGCCGGCCAATAAAATCTACAACACACAACAATATTTAACACCTCGAGTACAGTATCCAGTTAACAATGTCCAGCAACTGCTAG GGCAATATCAATATCCGTCAAATGTACATGTGATACATGCTTCTAGAGATGATTTGAGTAAATATGGAATCAAAATTTCTTCAATTGCACATAATCTCCCAGTCCAATCTGCTGTTGCACAAGCAAACGCCGTCGTCAGATCTGCCAATCCAAGCCAATCAGGTGGAAATCTTGTTCGTTTAAATCCAAATGTCCCAGTCATAAAAATCCAACCAATTGTTGGATCTCCTGTTACTAATCCCACATCACCTCCCCAGGTCACTCCGGTTCCaattgtacctatacctactttacCCCAATTTTTGATTCCTTTGATCAATGCAGCTAACGATGCCATTAAAAAAGAAGCGGCAGCCGACAATGCTGCACAAACAGCGCAAAAAAATTTGATTGCTGCTATCAACAAAGCAGCCCTACAACTTGCGATTGCAAATGAAACAACTGCTACAACTGCAGCTCCAACACCGAATCCAACAAATTCTTCTTCGCCAATAACTACTGTTGAACTTTCTAACACTACCACGGTTAGTTCTCTAGAAACTGTAAACAGCACTACTACAACAGTTTCACCTCTTTCGTCAAATCCAGACGTAAATGTTGCTTTAGCAGCTGTAAATGCAGCTAAAAAAGACGCTGAAGATAAAGCCAAAGAAGCAGAAGACGCTTCTAAAGCAGCTCAAGATGCGTTAAAGAAACTCGCTGATGCTTTGGATGAGTTGCGCGATCCTGATTCTACTCCCGCTCCCAACAACTCGACGGCAACTACAGATAGCCCTACGACAACGACCTCTACTACAACTACCCCTAACACACCAACGACAACACCAGCTAATGCTACGACAACGTCGCCTACAACTACCCCTAACACACCAACGACAACACCAGCTAATGCTACGACAACGTCGCCTACAACTACCCCTAACAAACCAACGACAACACCAGCTAACTCTACGACAACGTCTCCTACAACTACCCCTAACACACCAACGACAACACCAGCTAACGCTACAACTACGATATCTACACCTACATCTACGACAACACCTGAAGAAACAACTGCTGCGGTTTCTTCAACTACACCAGCGCGTTCAAGAACCCCTATAACCCCTAGGGCTCGTCCCATACCAACGACAACTCCGAAGGATAACGCAACTGCAACGACTACATCTAAACCAAGAACACGTTCTCCGGTTCCACCTGCTATTCGAATGATATTGCCTTCTGATTTAGCAGAGCAACTACCAGACTTTTTTTATGAAGACGAGTAA